In the Mesorhizobium sp. WSM2240 genome, TGGACCTCGCCGAGCACCTGTTCCTTGGGCAGGCGGCAATTGTCGAATTCGAGGATCGAATTGGTGTAGCCGCGATGCGAGACGTTGCGGTAGCCGTCGCGCACCGTGAAACCCGGCGTGCCCTTGTCGACGAAAAATGCAGTGATCTTCTTGCGCTTGCCGCGCGGCGAATCCTCCTCGCCCGAGGCCATGAACACGATGGCGAAATCGGCGATGTCGGCGTGCGAGATAAAGTGCTTGGTGCCGTTGAGCACCCAGTCGTCCCTGTCCTGGACAGCCGTCGCCTTCATGCCGCGCAGATCGGAGCCGGCGCCCGGCTCGGTCATCGCCAGGCAGTCGGACTTTTCGCCGCGAATGCATGGGAACAGGTATTTCTCGCGCTGTTCCGGCGTGCCGGCCAGAAGAATGTTCGACGGCCGGGCCACGCAGGTCCAATGCAGCGCGTAATTCGCCCGGCCAAGCTCCTTCTCGTAGAGCAGCCAGGTCACCGTATCGAGCCCCGCGCCGCCGACATCTTCCGGCATGTTGGCTGCGTAGAGCCCGGCCTCGCTCGCCTTGGCCTTAAGCTCCTCAATCAGTTCGCGCCGAAGATGCCCGGTGCGCTCGACCTCCGCCTCATGCGGATAGAGCTCGTTCTCGACAAAGGCCCGGGTCGTATCGACGATCAGGCGCTGTTCTTCGGTAAGGCCGAAATTCATGTTCACATCACCTGTTGCAAGGCTGACCGTCTCTTTGTGCGTCCTTCGACAAGCTCAGGATGAGGCGGGTTGCGCCAACCCTCAAAAATGCGGGGCCAGCACCAACGGCCCTCATCCTGAGCTTGTTGAAGGACGCACAACCCAAGTTCACCGCATCACCCCTTCTTCTTTCTCGGTTTGCCCGCCTTCGCCTTCTCGGCGGCCTTCGAAACCGGCTTCTTTGCTGCCAGCTTGGACAGCCGCTTGGTGTAATCGTTGTGCAGCGCGCCGGCGCCCCAGCCCTTGCCCTTGTTCTGCTTGCCCAGCGCTTCCATTATCGCGACAAGATTGTCGTCGCGGATCTTTTCGAGCTCGCGGATCGACAGGCCGTGCGCCTGTTCATCGGACTGCGTGGCGATCAGGTCGACCAGTTCGTCATTGAACTCCGGTACGTCCATCAGCTTGGTCCACGGCCATTTCAGGCAAGGCCCGAACTGAGCCATGAAGTGGCGCATGCCGGCCTCGCCTCCGGCGACGCGATAAACCTGGAACATGCCCATCTGCGCCCAACGAAGGCCGAAGGAGTAGCGCATGATGTCGTCGAGTTCCTCGACGGTGCAGATGCCGTCCTTGATCAGCCACAGCGCCTCGCGCCAAGCGGCTTCGAGCAGGCGGTCGCCGACGAATGCCTCGATCTCCTTACGGATGACCACCGGCTTCATGCCGATCGAGGCATACATCTCCTTTGCGACCTCGATCGCTTCGGGCAGCGTGTCCTTGCCTCCAACGATTTCGACCAGCGGCAGGAGATAGACCGGATTGAACGGGTGGCCGACGACCAGCCGCTCCGGATGCTTCATGGCAGTCTGCATGTCGGACGGCTTGATGCCTGAGGTCGACGAACCGACGATGGCGTTCGCCGGCGCGTGCGCGTCTATCTCCGCCAGCACCTTGTGCTTCAGGTCCAGCCGCTCGGGCACGCTTTCCTGGACGAAGTCTGCGTCCGCCACTGCTTCCGCGATGGTTCTGGCGAAGGTCAGCTTGCCTTCTTTGGGCAGGCCGCCGGGCAGCATCTGTTTGTAGGCGCGGCGTGCGCCCTTCATCACCTCGCCGACCTTTCGCGACGCTTCTGGGTCGGGATCGAAGATCGAAACGTCGATGCCGTTGAGAAGCAGCCGCGCCACCCAGCCCGCGCCAATGACCCCGCCGCCAATGGCCGCGGCCTTGCTGATGATGCTCATACGGATGCTCTTTGCCTGGCCGTTTCGATGTTGATGAGGGCGACACGCTCACCCGCGCGGATGACGGCGGGATCGTAGGCCTTTCGCGAAAACACTTCGGTCACGAACGGCCGGAAGAACTCGATCGGCAAGGTGTCGTAATCCGGATCGAAGCTCGACTGGTCCCAGCGCTCGCAGAACTGGTCGCAATCGTCGAAATAAAGGTGGCCGGCGAACCGGTCGCGGGCATGCGGATTGCCGCCGAGATGATGCGCGTAATAGAGGCGTTGGAAGTCGCCATGCTTTTCCACGACCCAGGTGCACTGCTCGCGCACGAAGGGCTTCAGGATCGCGGCTGCGTATTCGTCATGATTGTAGGGTGCGTAGATGTCGCCGATATCATGCAGCAACGCGCAGGCGATCCAGTCTGAATCGGCCCCGTCGCGCCAGGCACGGGTCGCCGCCTGCAGCGAATGGCCGAGCCGCGTGATCTTGTAGCCGGAAAGTCCCTCGTCGAGTTGCACGAGGGCGTCGAGCAGCCGATCGCCGGTTTTCGCGGCGTACTCGATTTCATGCTCTGTCAGGAAAGCATAATCTTCCTTGTCGCCGTCCTTCATCGCCGTGAATTTGACGGTCTTCATCGGAGCTCTCCGCCCTACCAGCGCTTCTTGAGTTTCATCTTCTTGCGCACGTCCTCCGCGCTCATGATGCGCGATCCCATGTTTTCGGCGACTTTCACCGCACGCTCGACCAGCGCGCCGTTGGTTGCCAGAACGCCCTTGTCGAGCCAGATATTGTCTTCGAGGCCTACGCGGATGTTGCCGCCGGCAGCCAACGCCACCGCAGTGTAGGGCAACTGGTTGCGACCGATCGAGAAGGCCGAAAAGATCCAGTCGGACGGCAGGTTCGCGGTAAGCGCGTTCAGCGTGGCGAGGTCATCCGGCGCACCCCACGGAATGCCCATGCAGAGCTGCACCATGACCGGATCATCGAGCAGGCCCTGGCCGTGCAGCCATTTGGCCAGGAGCAGGTGGCCGGTGTCGAAGATCTCGACCTCCGGCTTCACGCCGGCCGCCTGTATCTGCGCTGCCATCGCCTTCAGCATCGGCGGCGTGTTGGTCATGACATAGTCCTGCTCGCCGAAATTCATCGTGCCGCAGTCGAGCGTGCAGATTTCGGGCAGGAGCTTGGTGACATGGGCCAGCCGCTCGGTCGCGCCGACCATGTCAGTGCCGGCAGGTGATGGCGGCAGCGGCTGCTCGGGGCTGCCCAGCGTCAGGTCGCCGCCCATGCCGGCGGTGAAGTTGATGACCATATCGACGCCCGACTGCTTGATTAGGTTCAGCACCTCCTCGTAGAGCGCGACGTCGCGTGCGCCCTTGCCGGTCTGGGGATTGCGCACATGGATATGGGCGATCGCCGCGCCTGCATTTGCGGCTTCGATCGACGCATCGGCGATCTGCCGCGGCGTGACCGGCACCTTATCCGAGCGGCCGGTCGTGTCACCGGAACCGGTGACGGCGCAGGTGATGAATACGTCGCGGCTCGGGTTCAGACCCATGGAAGCTCCTCCTCGATCTTCTTTACGCGCAATCGCCGCAAGGGCCGATGCTGCTTAGCTGACGCGATCATGACCGACTTGCGAAAAGCTGTTTTACATTTTACGAAGCCTGCATGACCAAAGACGAAAACCCGTCGATCTTTTCGCCCGAGCGTACAACGCTCAAGGTGACTTTCCTGGTCCTCTCGGGCTCTTCGATCATGTGCGTCGCCTCGGCCGTCGATCCGCTGCGCGCCGCCAACCGCATTTGCGGCGAAACGCTCTTCGACTGGAAGATCGTATCCGCCGATGGCGAGGCGCCAGTCACCACCTCCGGGCTTCCGGTCGCCGTCAGCGACCGCTTCGACCCGGCTGAAAAGACCGACGTGCTGATCGTCGTCGGCGGCTTCGGCTCCAGAACCGAGGGCGGTCAGAAACTGGTGTCGGGCATCCGTCGGACGGCGCGCGCCGCCCGCGCCTGCGGCGGCGTCGAGGCCGGCACGTGGCTGCTCGCCCGCGCCGGCCTGCTGGAAGGCCGCGCCGCAACGACCCATTGGGAAGACATGGAGGATTTTGCCGCCGCCTTTCCCGGCGCGGATGTGCGACCGGATCGCTATGTCATTGACGGCCCCGTCTTCACGACTGGCGGCGCATCGCCGACCTTCGACCTCATGCTGCATCTCGTCCGCACCCGGCTTGGCATGGCGGTGGCGCTCGATGTGGCGAGCGTCTTCATCTACGACCAGGCGCGCGCCGCGACTGACGCGCAGCCGCTCGTCTCGCTCGGCCGGCTCGACGGATACGACCCGCGGCTGGCGCAGGCGATAAGGCTGATGGAATCGCATGTCGACCGCCCCCTGACGATCGCGGCAATCGCCCGGCGCGTCGGCGTCACCGCCCGCACGCTGGAGAGTGTCTTCGGCAGATCCATCGGCGAAACGCCCGGCGCATACTATCTCAGGCTGCGCCTCAACGCCGCCCGCCGGCTGGTGCTCGACACGCGGTTGGCTATGGCCGATATCGCCGAGCGCAGCGGCTTTTCAAGCGCCGCCGGCTTCTCGCGGGCGTTTTCGAAGAGCTTCGGCGAAGCGCCCGCCAGAATGCGGCGCGGCTGACAGCCGTATTGTGTGGGGACCTGCCAAGGCCGGCTGTCGGATCTGACTCCGTGCGCCTCGACACTATGAACTACGCGCGTCGCCGCTCCGGCTCACCTTCGATCATTTCGCGCATCGTCGCGGCCAGCCTCCTTTCGAACCGGCGCGCCACGGCGGCATCCCATTCGGGCGCTTCGCGACCTTCGCCAGTCGGGGCAGGCATCGCCAGCAGCCGGTCGACGATGGAAGCCTGATCCTGGACCTGATCGAGCAGCGCACCGATCTGCGCGTCGAAACCGCTGCCCGGATGTGCGTTTTGCCAGTTCTTTTCCATGCCCGAAAGCATAGCGGTGTTGCATGACGGTCAGAAGGCAAGGACGTGACGGGAATGCGACGATGTCCGCGCTCATGGTTTAAGCCCTGCCGCCGGCGGAGAAAATTTTTGCCCGCCGGCGTGCGGCCGGGCGTCAGACGTAGCGGTTGACGATGTTCTCCAGATACTCCTGGCGGCCGGACTTCGGCTCGGGGTTGATGTCCCGCTTCTCGACATGTTGGGCGATTTCCTCGAGCGAATAGCCGCCGCCGAGCACCTTTTTCGCTTCCGCGTCGTTCCAGCCGGCATAGCGGTCCTCCAGCGGGCCGGACAGCGCCTTGTCCTCGATCATCCGCGCCGCCGCCTTCAGCCCGCGCGCGCAGCAATCCATGCCGCCAATATGGGCGATCAGCAGATCCTGCGGATCGAGCGACTGGCGCCTGAGCTTGGCGTCGAAATTGGTGCCGCCCGTCTTGAAACCGCCGCCGGCGAGCACCTGGTAGTATGCCAGCGCCATTTCCGGCACGTTGTTGGGGAACTGGTCGGTATCCCAGCCCGACTGGTAGTCGTTGCGATTCATGTCGATGGAACCGAAGATTCCGAGCGCATTCGCCAGAGCAAGCTCATGCTCGAACGAATGGCCGGCGAGGATCGCGTGACCCTGCTCGATATTGACCTTTACCTCGTTTTCCAGCCCGTATTTCTTCAGGAACCCGTAAACGGTGGCCACGTCGTAATCGTACTGGTGCTTGGTCGGCTCCTGCGGCTTCGGCTCGATCAGGATCGTGCCCTTGAAGCCGATCTTATGCTTGTAGTCGACGACGAGGTTGAGGAACCGGCCCGCTTGGTCCATCTCGCGGCGCAGATCCGTATTGAGCAGGGTCTCATAACCCTCGCGCCCGCCCCACAGCACGTAATTCTCGCCGCCGAGCCTTTGGGTTACGTCGATGCACTTCTTCACTGTCGCTGCGGCGAAGAGAAACACGTCCGGATCGGGATTGGTCGCGGCGCCCGCCATAAAGCGGCGATGCGAGAACAGGTTCGCCGTGCCCCACAGCAGCTTTGTCCCGGTCTCCTGCATCTTGCCGGCGAAATAATCGGCGATCTCGTCGAGGCGGGCTGCACTTTCGGCAAAGTTGCCGCCTTCGGGCCGCACATCGGCGTCGTGGAAGCAGAAATAGGGCACGCCAAGCAGCGAGAACATCTCGAACGCCACGTCGGCCTTCAGTTTCGCCAGCTCCATCGTGTCGCCGAACCACGGCCGCTCGAAGGTCTGGCCGCCGAACGGATCGCCGCCCGGCCAGGCAAAGGAATGCCAGTAGGCGACGGCAAAGCGGAGATGATCTTCCATTCGCTTGCCGTGCACGACCTCGTCGGGATTGTAGTGACGATAGGCGAGCGGATTGGTCGAATCCGGCCCTTCATACTTCACTTTGCTGATGTCGCCGAAGAAACCAGTGGTCATCACGAAACTCCTTTGATGGCTGGATAGAGCGCCCGATAGCGCTCATAGGCTTGCGCATAGGGGCTGCCGAGTTTGGCGTCGGGTTCGATCGTTTCGGCGGTGGCGGGCGCGGTGCAGACCTCATAGGGATCGGCATTTTCCGCGGCGATCAGGCCCAGCCGAGCCGCGCCGAAAGCCGCGCCGAAGTCTCCATCCGCCGGAATGTCGACGGGAATCTGCAGTGCGGTGGCGACGGCCTTCAGCCAATAGCGCGAGCGCGAGCCGCCGCCGATCGCGGTCACGCGACCGAGTTCGGTGCCAGCCTGGTGCAGCGCCTGCTGACTGTCGCGGAAGGCGAATGCCACGCCCTCCACGACGGCCTGCGCCAGTACCGCCCGGCTCGATTGATGGCCGAGGCCCGCGAAAACGCCGCGGATCGCAGCGTCGTTGTGCGGCGTCCGCTCGCCAGAAAGATAGGGCAGGAACGTGACGCCGGTAGGCGCCTTCAGCGTCTCGCCGAGTTCGCCGGTCAGGTCGCTCGCCTCTTTGCCGGTTATCTCGGAGAGCCAGTTCAGCGAATCCGTCGCCGACAGAATGACGCCCATCTGGTGCCAGGCATTGGGCAGCGCATGGCAGAAAGTATGGACCGCGCTTTCGGGATTCGGCAGGTACGAGCCGTTGGCAGCAAACAGCACGCCCGAGGTGCCGAGCGAGACGAAGGCATGGCCGGGCCGCACCGTGCCCATGCCGCAGGCCGACGCGGCATTGTCGCCGGCGCCGCCCGCAACGACCACGCCGGCGTTCATTCCCCATCGGCCCGCAAGTTCGGGCCGCAGCGAGCCCGCCTGCTCCGTGCCTTCGACCAGGCCGGGCATCTGCCGCTCGTCGAGATCGGTCGCGGCCAGCAGTTCCGGCGACCATTCGCGAGCCGCCACATCGAGCCATGAAGTGCCGGCCGAATCCGACATTTCCGACATGTGCTCACCGGTCAGCCACAGCCGCAGGTAATCCTTGGGCAGCAGCACCCAGCGAACCTTGGCAAAGACCGCCGGTTCGTTGTTCTTGACCCAGGCGAGCTTCGGCGCGGTGAAGCCGGGAAACACGATATTGCCGGTGATCTTCCTGAAGCGCGGATCGGCGTCGAGCTTTGCCGCTTCGGCATGGCTACGTGTGTCGTTCCAGAGAATGCACGGCCGCAGAACGTCGTCGTCGTTGCCGAGCAACGTCGCGCCATGCATCTGGCCGGAGAGGCCGATGCCTTTCACGGCGGCGAGTTCGGCCGCGTGCTGCGCCTTGAGTTCTCCGACAGCCTCTTCCGTGGCGCGGATCCAGTCGGCGGGATCCTGTTCGGACCAGCCCGAATGGGGACGCGAGACATCCAGCGCGCCATGGCCGGAGCCGATGACCTTCTGTTCACCGTCCATCAGCAGCGCCTTGACGCCCGACGTTCCCAGATCGAGGCCCAGATACATGACATTTCCTCCCGGTCAGGCCGGTTTGCCGATCGCCCGCGCTCTGTTCCTCCCGCAAGCTTCCACTGTCATAGCAAAAAAACCGGCGCTGAAAACCGGCTGCGACAGAATTTTTTCGCGGCCCGCAAAAATTCTGTTCGGGCCAGCAGCGCTGCTTGCCTTCAGTTGTCGGAAAGGCCCGCGGCGCGGCGCGAGAACAGCGCGGAAAGCGGGCTGGCAGGACGCGCCAGCGCCCGCTCGGTGGCAAGCTCCGTCGCCAGCTTCTTCTGACCCGCACGAAGCGCCGCCTCGATCAGCGTCAGGTCGATGACGTCGCGTTGGGCATGGCTGCCGCCGAAGCGATGCGCGATTTTCCGGATTGGCGTGAGCAGCTGCACGGCCTCCGAATAATTGCGCTCACCGAAAGCCCTGATCGCCAGCGCCACCGGGTGACCGACATCGCGGGTGAAGGCGGCGTTGTCGCCGTTGCCGAGCATGGCTTCGCGCTGCGCCTCCAGGAGCGTCATAGCCGGCGCATCCAAACCCGCACCGACGAAGGCCATCATGGCGTGGATGTCGTTGAAGGCGTAGTTGCCCGCCCTTGCCTTGGGCGCCCATGCCTCGGCAAGTGCAGCCCAGCGGTCGCCGACGTCGACACCGGCGAGATGCAGCCGCCACAGGATAGCCGACGCATCGACCATGTTGAGTGAGAGCGAGGAGCGCGCGCCGTAGATCGGGCCGTCGTAAAGCGCCAGAACCTCGTCGACCTCGCCGAGGTCATAATGAAAGAGCGCGAGGTGCCACCAATTGTGCACCTGCAGGAAGCTCTCGCGCGTCCATGCCTCGGCATTGCCGCGCATCCACAAAATGCCGTCGTGCTGGCGGCTCTGCATTTCCATGACATGGGCGACCGCATGCTGCGCCCAGCCGTCGCGCGGCTCGAGTTCAATCGCGGAGCGGCCGAGCGCCTCGGCAACCGCATATTCGCCCATCTCCTCATGGCCGAAGGCCTGCATGCCGAGCATCGCGTGATAGCCGGGCATGCCCGGCGGCCATGACGGCATGGCCTTGGCCAGCCGGTCGCGCAGCATCGGCGCGTTGCCGGTGAAGAAGTCGATCTGGTGGCCGGCCTGCAAGGCGAGAGCGTCGCGCGGCTCTTCCACCGTGAGGCCGGCGAGCACCCGGCCGGCTTCGTGCCAGCGGCCAAGGGCGAGATGGCCCAGGGCGGCGACATGCGCCTGCTCGCGTTCCGTCGCGGACAGTTTCGAGGCCGCATCGTGGCAGGCCTTCGCAACCGCCATCGCCTCGCGCTCGGTGGAAAGGCCGAACAGATAACCCTTGAGTACGTGCGCCATGACGAAGTCGGGGTCTTCGGCAAGTGCAGCATCGACGGAGCCGACCGGATCGCCGATGAAGCATTGAAGCTGGTGCAAGGCGAGGCTGTAATGCGAAAGGCTCGCATCGCCCGCTCCCGTCAGGCCCAGGCCGAGTTGGTCGCAAACGGCCACGAAATACCTCCCGCAGCAGCCGTCAGTTGCCGGACCGCATGGCGACTGTTGCGACGCCCGCGCCGATCAGTAGCGATCCGCCGGCCCTGTTGAAGATGCCGATCGCTTTCGGATTGTGAACGAGGCTACGCGCCCGCGCCGCCACCAGCGCATAGCCGAAGGCGTTCACGAAGGCCAGGACCAGAAAAGTCGCCTCGAAGATCAGCATCTGGGCGAAGAAATCCGCGTCCCGGTTCAGGAACTGCGGCAGGAACGCCACGAAGAAGGTGATGCTCTTGGGATTGAGCGCGGTCACCAGCCATGCATGGCCGATCATTTTCGCCGCGGACACGGCATCGGTGCGCGGATCGGCCTGCAGGGCGCCGCCAGCCCTGAACAGCTTCAAGCCGAGATAGATGAGGTAGGCTGCACCGATCCA is a window encoding:
- a CDS encoding tetratricopeptide repeat protein translates to MAVCDQLGLGLTGAGDASLSHYSLALHQLQCFIGDPVGSVDAALAEDPDFVMAHVLKGYLFGLSTEREAMAVAKACHDAASKLSATEREQAHVAALGHLALGRWHEAGRVLAGLTVEEPRDALALQAGHQIDFFTGNAPMLRDRLAKAMPSWPPGMPGYHAMLGMQAFGHEEMGEYAVAEALGRSAIELEPRDGWAQHAVAHVMEMQSRQHDGILWMRGNAEAWTRESFLQVHNWWHLALFHYDLGEVDEVLALYDGPIYGARSSLSLNMVDASAILWRLHLAGVDVGDRWAALAEAWAPKARAGNYAFNDIHAMMAFVGAGLDAPAMTLLEAQREAMLGNGDNAAFTRDVGHPVALAIRAFGERNYSEAVQLLTPIRKIAHRFGGSHAQRDVIDLTLIEAALRAGQKKLATELATERALARPASPLSALFSRRAAGLSDN
- a CDS encoding acyl-CoA dehydrogenase family protein; the protein is MNFGLTEEQRLIVDTTRAFVENELYPHEAEVERTGHLRRELIEELKAKASEAGLYAANMPEDVGGAGLDTVTWLLYEKELGRANYALHWTCVARPSNILLAGTPEQREKYLFPCIRGEKSDCLAMTEPGAGSDLRGMKATAVQDRDDWVLNGTKHFISHADIADFAIVFMASGEEDSPRGKRKKITAFFVDKGTPGFTVRDGYRNVSHRGYTNSILEFDNCRLPKEQVLGEVHKGFEVANSWLGATRLQVAATCLGRAERALGHAIEYAAQREQFGQQIGKFQGVSFKLADMATELKAADLMVFEAGWKYDQGTVTDQDMAMAKLKATEMLAFVADEAIQIHGGMGLMDDLPLERIWRDARVERIWEGTSEIQRHIISRALLRAVGG
- a CDS encoding LysE family translocator gives rise to the protein MPFETWAAFAAATSVLLIIPGPTILLVVSYALGQGWRTALPVAVGVALGDFTAMTLSMLGIGALLAASATVFTILKWIGAAYLIYLGLKLFRAGGALQADPRTDAVSAAKMIGHAWLVTALNPKSITFFVAFLPQFLNRDADFFAQMLIFEATFLVLAFVNAFGYALVAARARSLVHNPKAIGIFNRAGGSLLIGAGVATVAMRSGN
- a CDS encoding GlxA family transcriptional regulator, yielding MTKDENPSIFSPERTTLKVTFLVLSGSSIMCVASAVDPLRAANRICGETLFDWKIVSADGEAPVTTSGLPVAVSDRFDPAEKTDVLIVVGGFGSRTEGGQKLVSGIRRTARAARACGGVEAGTWLLARAGLLEGRAATTHWEDMEDFAAAFPGADVRPDRYVIDGPVFTTGGASPTFDLMLHLVRTRLGMAVALDVASVFIYDQARAATDAQPLVSLGRLDGYDPRLAQAIRLMESHVDRPLTIAAIARRVGVTARTLESVFGRSIGETPGAYYLRLRLNAARRLVLDTRLAMADIAERSGFSSAAGFSRAFSKSFGEAPARMRRG
- the xylB gene encoding xylulokinase; this encodes MYLGLDLGTSGVKALLMDGEQKVIGSGHGALDVSRPHSGWSEQDPADWIRATEEAVGELKAQHAAELAAVKGIGLSGQMHGATLLGNDDDVLRPCILWNDTRSHAEAAKLDADPRFRKITGNIVFPGFTAPKLAWVKNNEPAVFAKVRWVLLPKDYLRLWLTGEHMSEMSDSAGTSWLDVAAREWSPELLAATDLDERQMPGLVEGTEQAGSLRPELAGRWGMNAGVVVAGGAGDNAASACGMGTVRPGHAFVSLGTSGVLFAANGSYLPNPESAVHTFCHALPNAWHQMGVILSATDSLNWLSEITGKEASDLTGELGETLKAPTGVTFLPYLSGERTPHNDAAIRGVFAGLGHQSSRAVLAQAVVEGVAFAFRDSQQALHQAGTELGRVTAIGGGSRSRYWLKAVATALQIPVDIPADGDFGAAFGAARLGLIAAENADPYEVCTAPATAETIEPDAKLGSPYAQAYERYRALYPAIKGVS
- the xylA gene encoding xylose isomerase gives rise to the protein MTTGFFGDISKVKYEGPDSTNPLAYRHYNPDEVVHGKRMEDHLRFAVAYWHSFAWPGGDPFGGQTFERPWFGDTMELAKLKADVAFEMFSLLGVPYFCFHDADVRPEGGNFAESAARLDEIADYFAGKMQETGTKLLWGTANLFSHRRFMAGAATNPDPDVFLFAAATVKKCIDVTQRLGGENYVLWGGREGYETLLNTDLRREMDQAGRFLNLVVDYKHKIGFKGTILIEPKPQEPTKHQYDYDVATVYGFLKKYGLENEVKVNIEQGHAILAGHSFEHELALANALGIFGSIDMNRNDYQSGWDTDQFPNNVPEMALAYYQVLAGGGFKTGGTNFDAKLRRQSLDPQDLLIAHIGGMDCCARGLKAAARMIEDKALSGPLEDRYAGWNDAEAKKVLGGGYSLEEIAQHVEKRDINPEPKSGRQEYLENIVNRYV
- a CDS encoding peptidase; this translates as MKTVKFTAMKDGDKEDYAFLTEHEIEYAAKTGDRLLDALVQLDEGLSGYKITRLGHSLQAATRAWRDGADSDWIACALLHDIGDIYAPYNHDEYAAAILKPFVREQCTWVVEKHGDFQRLYYAHHLGGNPHARDRFAGHLYFDDCDQFCERWDQSSFDPDYDTLPIEFFRPFVTEVFSRKAYDPAVIRAGERVALINIETARQRASV
- a CDS encoding 3-keto-5-aminohexanoate cleavage protein, which produces MGLNPSRDVFITCAVTGSGDTTGRSDKVPVTPRQIADASIEAANAGAAIAHIHVRNPQTGKGARDVALYEEVLNLIKQSGVDMVINFTAGMGGDLTLGSPEQPLPPSPAGTDMVGATERLAHVTKLLPEICTLDCGTMNFGEQDYVMTNTPPMLKAMAAQIQAAGVKPEVEIFDTGHLLLAKWLHGQGLLDDPVMVQLCMGIPWGAPDDLATLNALTANLPSDWIFSAFSIGRNQLPYTAVALAAGGNIRVGLEDNIWLDKGVLATNGALVERAVKVAENMGSRIMSAEDVRKKMKLKKRW
- a CDS encoding carnitine 3-dehydrogenase; this translates as MSIISKAAAIGGGVIGAGWVARLLLNGIDVSIFDPDPEASRKVGEVMKGARRAYKQMLPGGLPKEGKLTFARTIAEAVADADFVQESVPERLDLKHKVLAEIDAHAPANAIVGSSTSGIKPSDMQTAMKHPERLVVGHPFNPVYLLPLVEIVGGKDTLPEAIEVAKEMYASIGMKPVVIRKEIEAFVGDRLLEAAWREALWLIKDGICTVEELDDIMRYSFGLRWAQMGMFQVYRVAGGEAGMRHFMAQFGPCLKWPWTKLMDVPEFNDELVDLIATQSDEQAHGLSIRELEKIRDDNLVAIMEALGKQNKGKGWGAGALHNDYTKRLSKLAAKKPVSKAAEKAKAGKPRKKKG